In one window of Terriglobia bacterium DNA:
- a CDS encoding MlaD family protein, producing the protein MPSEKELRWSQLKVGLTVIVASIVLGILIFLMTGTTGLFSPKITIYSYVDNANGLRKGAPVRLQGVDIGNVAGIQVVPEKSPTPVQIQMSVNTKYQSFLRADSRVELSTAGVLGETFVDIDSRAAAGGEVKNGAVLQAEAVPDLQDVVRASQGTLQNVDTLLKRADRIMSAVESGQGSVGKLIYDKQLYANLNDAVRQVQVILADINNGKGTIGKLLKDETMYTKLNSSIDRLNSTMDSINSGQGTLGKLVKDPTLYNNANQTLAKANELMTNINEGKGALGKFAHDEEFARKLDTTITNLNNIVARLNAGEGSAGALLKNPSLYNNADQMLLESRNLIKAIRENPKKYLTIRLRVF; encoded by the coding sequence GTGCCGAGCGAAAAAGAACTTAGATGGTCGCAGCTAAAGGTCGGCTTGACCGTGATTGTTGCGTCCATTGTGCTGGGTATTCTTATCTTCCTCATGACCGGCACTACCGGACTATTCAGCCCCAAGATCACCATCTACTCCTATGTGGACAATGCCAACGGGTTGCGGAAAGGAGCTCCCGTCCGGTTGCAGGGCGTTGATATTGGGAACGTGGCCGGTATCCAGGTCGTTCCCGAGAAATCGCCGACGCCAGTCCAGATCCAGATGAGCGTGAACACCAAGTACCAGAGCTTCCTGCGCGCCGATTCTCGCGTGGAACTCAGCACCGCAGGTGTCCTCGGTGAAACTTTCGTCGACATCGACAGTCGTGCTGCCGCTGGTGGCGAAGTCAAGAACGGAGCGGTGTTGCAGGCGGAGGCTGTGCCCGACCTTCAGGATGTCGTGCGCGCCAGCCAGGGAACTCTCCAGAATGTAGATACTCTCCTGAAGCGCGCCGATCGCATCATGAGCGCCGTGGAAAGCGGGCAAGGTTCCGTTGGCAAGCTGATCTACGACAAGCAGCTCTACGCGAACCTCAACGACGCCGTTCGCCAGGTGCAGGTTATCCTCGCTGATATCAACAACGGCAAGGGCACCATTGGTAAGCTCCTCAAAGACGAGACGATGTACACGAAGCTGAACAGCTCAATCGATAGGTTGAACAGCACGATGGATAGCATTAACTCGGGCCAGGGCACGCTCGGCAAACTGGTGAAGGATCCAACGCTTTACAACAACGCAAACCAGACCCTCGCAAAAGCCAACGAACTGATGACCAACATCAACGAAGGCAAGGGTGCTCTCGGTAAGTTTGCGCACGACGAAGAGTTCGCCAGGAAGCTGGATACGACCATTACGAATCTCAACAACATCGTCGCGCGTCTGAATGCCGGCGAAGGTAGCGCAGGCGCACTCCTCAAGAATCCCTCACTCTACAACAACGCCGACCAGATGTTGCTTGAGTCCCGCAACCTGATCAAGGCCATTCGAGAGAATCCTAAGAAATACCTCACCATTCGCCTGCGCGTGTTCTGA
- a CDS encoding holo-[acyl-carrier-protein] synthase: MIVGMGVDIAEVPRVQAAIERYGARFLNRVFTPAEIRYCESKANKYERFAARFAAKEAALKAIGTGWKRGVTWQDVEVVRLPSGKPTMDFHGKAAEFAKRLGMKSASVSLSHTEQIAIAQVILEN, encoded by the coding sequence ATGATCGTCGGCATGGGAGTAGACATCGCCGAAGTTCCGCGCGTGCAGGCCGCCATCGAGCGTTACGGCGCGCGCTTTCTCAACCGCGTCTTTACCCCTGCTGAGATCCGTTACTGCGAGTCCAAGGCTAACAAGTACGAACGCTTCGCCGCGCGCTTTGCTGCCAAGGAAGCGGCCTTGAAAGCCATAGGCACGGGCTGGAAGCGCGGGGTAACGTGGCAAGATGTCGAGGTTGTTCGTCTGCCTTCGGGCAAGCCCACGATGGATTTTCACGGCAAGGCCGCGGAGTTTGCAAAACGGCTCGGTATGAAGTCCGCATCCGTCTCCCTTTCGCACACGGAGCAGATCGCCATCGCACAAGTCATTCTCGAGAATTAG
- a CDS encoding DUF488 domain-containing protein codes for MATIYTIGHSTRSLAELIEALQAHGIKTLVDIRAFPMSRRHPHFNRENLEQELPKAGIEYVWKKDLGGHRKKQLENSPNTALRNDSFRNYADYMLTPQFQAAAAEVRQLAEGQPTAIMCAERVWFHCHRMMVSDYYTAHGDTVEHIDATGPTRRHTLMKEAHVVDGKLLYNAGQLF; via the coding sequence GTGGCCACCATCTACACCATCGGACACTCCACCCGCTCTCTCGCCGAGCTCATCGAAGCTCTCCAGGCGCACGGCATCAAGACTCTCGTCGATATCCGCGCGTTCCCCATGTCGCGCCGCCATCCGCATTTCAATCGCGAGAACCTCGAACAGGAGTTGCCGAAAGCCGGCATCGAGTACGTTTGGAAGAAAGACCTCGGCGGACACCGAAAGAAGCAGTTGGAGAACTCCCCCAACACGGCCCTGCGCAACGACTCCTTCCGCAACTACGCCGACTACATGCTCACGCCGCAGTTCCAGGCCGCTGCTGCCGAGGTTCGTCAACTCGCCGAGGGCCAGCCTACCGCCATTATGTGTGCCGAGCGCGTGTGGTTCCACTGCCATCGCATGATGGTTTCCGATTACTACACCGCCCACGGCGACACGGTCGAGCACATCGACGCCACTGGCCCGACGCGCCGCCACACGCTCATGAAGGAAGCGCATGTCGTCGACGGCAAGCTTCTCTACAATGCAGGACAGTTGTTCTGA
- the selA gene encoding L-seryl-tRNA(Sec) selenium transferase, translating to MWVCFWARPTQTSTQFRPQMYHFPVPSASKADLFRKLPSVDELLRWESLASLVEREGRSATTQAAREVLDHIRSEIAASHLDAHALDYALAGLADAVERQLHSALAYSLRPVINATGVILHTNLGRAPLTPTALDHAREVSTTYSNLEFDLEQGERGKRDAHTGKLFERLFAAHVDRPLSTIVVNNNAAAVMLGLNTLAEGGEVIVSRGELVEIGGSFRIPDVMAKSQATLREVGTTNRTRIADYERAITDHTRLLLKVHRSNFQIVGFAEEPTLEELVALGRKHNLPVMEDLGSGALMDMRAVGIAGEPTVYESLRDGVDVVTYSGDKMLGGPQSGILTGTPETIARIRSNPMFRALRVDKLIYAALEATLVAYVKQNLDAIPALRMMRQSREDITVRAGAMYDRLRLQPKLQVELISGESVIGGGAAPGSKLPTTLLALTCTGSSAAQLNDALRANQPPIIARVEEGRVLIDLRTVFPEQENTVASALERISR from the coding sequence ATGTGGGTCTGTTTCTGGGCTCGACCAACACAGACTTCAACCCAATTCCGTCCTCAGATGTATCATTTCCCGGTGCCATCCGCGTCCAAAGCCGACCTCTTCCGCAAGCTCCCGTCCGTAGACGAGCTTCTCCGCTGGGAATCTCTCGCGAGCCTTGTTGAGCGGGAGGGCCGCTCGGCGACTACGCAGGCAGCGCGCGAAGTGCTCGACCACATCCGCTCGGAAATCGCCGCCAGCCACCTGGATGCCCACGCGCTCGATTACGCGCTTGCCGGTCTCGCCGACGCCGTCGAGCGCCAACTTCACTCCGCGTTGGCCTACTCCTTGCGTCCGGTAATCAACGCCACGGGCGTCATCCTGCACACGAACCTCGGCCGTGCGCCTTTGACGCCCACCGCTCTCGACCATGCCCGCGAAGTCTCGACCACCTACTCCAACCTCGAGTTCGATCTCGAGCAGGGCGAGCGCGGGAAGCGGGACGCGCACACTGGCAAGCTTTTCGAGCGACTCTTCGCCGCACATGTCGATCGGCCGCTCTCGACCATCGTCGTCAACAACAACGCCGCCGCCGTCATGCTCGGCCTCAACACGCTTGCCGAGGGGGGAGAAGTCATCGTCTCGCGCGGCGAACTGGTCGAGATTGGCGGATCCTTCCGCATCCCCGACGTCATGGCGAAGTCGCAGGCTACCCTGCGCGAAGTCGGAACAACGAACCGCACCCGCATCGCCGACTACGAGCGCGCCATTACCGACCACACCCGTCTGCTCCTCAAAGTCCACCGCTCCAATTTCCAGATCGTCGGCTTCGCCGAGGAGCCCACGCTCGAAGAACTGGTCGCGCTCGGCCGCAAGCACAACCTGCCCGTCATGGAAGACCTCGGCAGCGGCGCCCTCATGGATATGCGGGCGGTCGGCATCGCCGGCGAGCCCACCGTCTATGAAAGCCTGCGCGACGGCGTCGACGTCGTTACCTACAGCGGCGACAAGATGCTCGGCGGCCCTCAATCCGGCATCCTCACCGGCACTCCCGAGACGATCGCGCGCATCCGCTCCAACCCCATGTTCCGCGCCCTGCGCGTCGACAAACTCATCTACGCCGCGCTCGAAGCCACCCTCGTTGCCTACGTCAAGCAGAATCTCGACGCCATTCCCGCGCTCCGCATGATGCGCCAATCGCGCGAGGACATTACCGTCCGCGCCGGAGCCATGTACGACCGCCTGCGTTTACAGCCGAAGCTTCAGGTCGAACTGATCTCCGGCGAATCCGTCATTGGTGGGGGCGCTGCCCCCGGCTCCAAGCTCCCGACAACCCTGCTCGCCCTCACTTGCACCGGCAGCAGTGCCGCCCAATTGAACGATGCTCTTCGCGCCAACCAGCCGCCCATCATCGCCCGCGTGGAAGAAGGACGCGTCCTCATCGACTTGCGCACCGTATTTCCCGAGCAGGAGAATACCGTCGCATCGGCGCTTGAGCGCATCTCCCGTTAG
- a CDS encoding FAD-dependent thymidylate synthase translates to MSSANSTLPPPAVSENASIGTDVFVVHGVDPEVQAYAMAKYSRSSLSMKESLRELNEQKAEKFLNTFYFQYGHRSIADLAHIAMAIERLSLLAATIVVDEQRWDGQERSTRYQDFKKSGYHVPKFGDDAALVRRYRETIEFLFSEYREFSELMFQHLVSRTPKPEDMKQESYERTLRARAFDITRYMLPLATNTSLGQIVNARTLETQVARLLSHTHAEVRELGAKMKEAARAPSYNVNQEAFRTLVEAIRAKDESLGMLAESQLMREVKASPTLVKYAEANQYEIATRKELRQAAQELMGGVEIEAAPSVDLLEDDPLVVEIATTLLYEHSHYPYRQIRRVVEGLTEARRAEIIDLGMRHRGKHDELLRDFAAGQKFRFDILMDIGGYRDMHRHRRCVQIGQAYCFAHGFDTPQEIADAGHGARYAATMRRASDVAHELALALQGREGTEIEDTQYLIPLAYRKRTLFKMDFAEVVYISELRTTPAGHWSYRKVAWEMYEAAAKRYPGLAKYFRVHDIHAPVDLLQR, encoded by the coding sequence ATGTCTTCCGCGAATTCCACTCTGCCTCCGCCCGCTGTTTCTGAAAACGCCAGCATTGGAACGGATGTTTTCGTCGTGCACGGGGTCGACCCCGAGGTGCAGGCGTATGCCATGGCGAAGTACTCGCGTTCGTCGTTGTCGATGAAGGAGTCTCTGCGCGAGCTGAACGAGCAGAAGGCCGAGAAGTTCCTCAACACGTTCTACTTCCAGTATGGCCACCGTTCGATCGCCGACCTGGCGCACATTGCGATGGCCATCGAGAGGCTTTCGCTGCTGGCCGCGACGATCGTGGTGGACGAGCAGCGCTGGGATGGGCAGGAACGCTCGACGCGGTACCAGGATTTCAAGAAGAGCGGGTACCACGTGCCGAAGTTCGGTGACGATGCGGCGCTGGTAAGGCGATACAGAGAGACGATTGAGTTCCTGTTTTCGGAGTACCGGGAATTTTCCGAGCTGATGTTTCAGCATCTGGTATCGCGCACGCCAAAGCCAGAAGACATGAAGCAGGAGTCGTACGAGCGGACGCTGCGGGCGCGGGCGTTCGATATTACGCGTTACATGCTGCCGCTGGCGACGAATACGTCACTGGGCCAGATCGTGAACGCGCGCACGCTGGAGACGCAGGTGGCGCGGTTGCTGTCGCACACGCACGCCGAGGTTCGTGAACTGGGCGCCAAGATGAAAGAAGCGGCACGGGCGCCGAGCTACAACGTTAACCAGGAGGCGTTTCGGACGCTGGTGGAGGCAATTCGCGCGAAGGATGAGTCGCTGGGGATGCTGGCGGAGTCGCAATTGATGCGGGAAGTAAAGGCTTCGCCTACGCTTGTGAAGTACGCGGAGGCGAACCAGTACGAGATCGCGACGCGGAAGGAACTGCGACAGGCGGCGCAGGAGTTGATGGGCGGGGTGGAGATAGAGGCTGCGCCCTCGGTTGACCTGCTCGAAGATGATCCCCTGGTGGTCGAGATCGCGACGACGCTGCTGTACGAGCACTCGCACTATCCCTACCGGCAGATTCGGCGGGTGGTGGAGGGACTGACCGAGGCTCGGCGGGCGGAAATCATCGATCTCGGAATGCGGCATCGCGGGAAGCATGACGAGTTGCTGCGCGATTTCGCGGCGGGGCAGAAATTCCGCTTCGACATCCTGATGGATATAGGCGGGTATAGGGATATGCATCGGCACCGGCGTTGCGTGCAGATTGGGCAGGCGTACTGCTTCGCGCATGGCTTTGATACGCCGCAGGAGATTGCGGATGCCGGGCACGGGGCGAGGTATGCGGCGACAATGCGCCGGGCGAGCGATGTCGCTCATGAGCTGGCGTTGGCGTTGCAGGGACGCGAAGGCACGGAGATCGAAGACACGCAGTACCTCATTCCGCTCGCATACCGGAAACGCACTCTGTTTAAGATGGATTTTGCCGAGGTGGTTTACATCAGCGAATTGCGGACGACGCCGGCGGGGCACTGGTCCTACAGGAAAGTCGCCTGGGAGATGTACGAGGCGGCGGCGAAGCGGTATCCAGGGTTGGCGAAATACTTCCGGGTACATGACATTCACGCGCCTGTGGACTTGCTACAGAGATAG
- the recA gene encoding recombinase RecA: MADERSRAIDLALSQIEKQFGKGSIMRLGNKEAIVPISVISTGAISFDAALGVGGVPRGRVVEIFGPESSGKTTIALQVIAEAQKAGGMAAFIDAEHALDPGYAKKLGVDVDNLLVSQPDYGEQALEITEALVRSGAIDVLVVDSVAALVPKAELDGEMGDSHVGLQARLMSQALRKLTGTVSKSRTCLIFINQIREKIGVMFGNPETTTGGRALKFYSSVRIDIRRIAAIKDGDNVIGSRTKVKVVKNKTAAPFREAEFDILYGEGISREGDLIDLAVEHNIIEKSGSWFSYKSERIGQGRENARQFLKDNRDIYAKIEAELKKELGLTKQEPAPAPAAPEQKAAATATVGKAPERGPVPVGRK, encoded by the coding sequence ATGGCGGACGAGCGTTCTCGCGCGATAGATCTCGCACTCTCACAGATTGAAAAGCAGTTCGGCAAGGGCTCCATCATGCGCCTGGGGAACAAAGAAGCCATTGTTCCCATTTCAGTCATCTCGACGGGCGCGATTTCGTTCGACGCGGCGCTGGGCGTCGGCGGCGTACCGCGCGGGCGCGTGGTTGAGATTTTCGGGCCGGAGTCGTCGGGCAAGACGACCATCGCCCTGCAAGTGATCGCCGAGGCGCAGAAGGCGGGCGGCATGGCGGCCTTCATCGACGCCGAGCATGCGCTTGATCCGGGATACGCGAAGAAGCTGGGCGTCGATGTTGACAACCTGTTGGTATCGCAGCCGGACTATGGCGAGCAAGCACTGGAAATCACCGAGGCGCTGGTGCGCTCGGGTGCGATTGATGTTCTGGTTGTCGACTCCGTGGCAGCATTAGTGCCAAAAGCGGAACTTGACGGCGAGATGGGAGACAGCCACGTCGGTTTGCAGGCGCGATTGATGTCGCAAGCACTGCGCAAGTTGACAGGCACGGTTTCGAAATCACGCACCTGCCTCATCTTCATCAACCAGATTCGCGAAAAAATTGGCGTAATGTTCGGTAACCCGGAGACAACGACCGGTGGACGCGCTCTGAAGTTCTACTCGTCGGTGCGCATTGATATCCGCCGCATTGCAGCAATTAAGGATGGCGATAACGTGATTGGCTCGCGTACGAAGGTGAAGGTCGTGAAGAACAAGACGGCCGCGCCCTTCCGCGAAGCCGAGTTTGACATCCTTTATGGAGAAGGAATTTCGCGCGAGGGCGACCTGATCGATCTCGCGGTAGAGCACAACATCATCGAGAAGTCGGGCTCGTGGTTCAGCTATAAGAGCGAGCGCATCGGCCAAGGTCGTGAGAACGCGCGCCAGTTCCTGAAGGACAATCGCGATATCTACGCCAAGATTGAGGCCGAGTTGAAGAAAGAGCTTGGGCTCACGAAACAGGAGCCCGCGCCTGCACCGGCAGCACCGGAGCAGAAGGCGGCAGCGACGGCGACGGTTGGGAAAGCGCCGGAGCGTGGGCCGGTGCCAGTGGGAAGAAAATGA
- a CDS encoding STAS domain-containing protein gives MELSLEIRTHGESAVLACKGRLTDMFSKYLFCEAVEELLEKHRNVVLDLACLEKMDAAALGAIAGCIRDALDHHTTLRCFGVNKEVRQLLDVTRLSPFLRFYNTEDEAVAAALNACAA, from the coding sequence GTGGAACTGTCGTTGGAAATTCGGACTCATGGCGAGAGCGCCGTGCTGGCTTGCAAAGGCCGTCTCACGGACATGTTCTCGAAGTATTTATTCTGCGAAGCCGTGGAAGAATTACTCGAAAAGCACCGGAATGTAGTGCTCGATCTCGCGTGCCTGGAGAAGATGGATGCTGCCGCGCTCGGCGCGATTGCCGGCTGCATACGCGATGCCCTCGATCACCACACAACGCTCCGCTGCTTTGGTGTGAATAAAGAGGTTCGCCAGTTGCTCGACGTAACCCGGCTCTCTCCGTTCCTGAGGTTCTACAACACCGAGGATGAAGCGGTGGCCGCAGCGCTGAACGCCTGCGCCGCATAG
- a CDS encoding response regulator, which produces MSLKVLLADDSMTAQNMGKKILSESGYDVTTVSNGAAAVKKIAEVKPDVVILDIYMPGYTGLEVCERVRANMDTANLPVLLTVGKMEPYRAEDGAKVRADGVIVKPFEATDLLAVVKKMAEKATPAARHLVPEPEPEPVEEIGQPEPTMPAAVDVPSEMASAPALTMEEFNPVPESRPTIEWTAAPGLPVEHAAEPEPYMAEIPWTFDQAAVPSGPLEEPATVQEAARASDVEFTSAPQAGDVEVQQVEGLEAGLEAPPTGEIQITTDPALTSAQEMTDFVTSFGETNAAASEEVIAEPPTIEAPAESAWDGWAHAEPVQKPTVEATPGTTEPTIEASPAEENHVAEEPVPQAKPMIDDFEAKVAAAMAGFGVEPEIEHQVEPTGEHHEPASAEGRANFGVDDFEARVVAAMSGFATEPMTAAVEETHTQPEIEAVADDFETRVAAAMSGFATEPVEEEPAVEAHVEPTAEAHVEPAVEESHAEAAPAQVVHDDFDARLAQALSAFDTPPALHDELSAAEGTEPPVEMHAEAPSVQLNETTVLTHEAVLSLEEEMKQALEQYAVQAEQETVTQPASETVAQSAPTESEPEVAPVEIPVTEPEPLGEFDPAHVAEPAPPKLPEVAVAAFAAAAATSTVHAESSAPGPEKFADAVQRAIERLKPQLIAEIVKELKGE; this is translated from the coding sequence GTGTCACTCAAAGTACTACTCGCTGACGACAGCATGACCGCCCAGAACATGGGCAAGAAGATTCTCTCCGAATCGGGCTACGACGTCACTACGGTGAGCAATGGCGCCGCAGCCGTGAAGAAGATTGCCGAGGTCAAACCAGACGTCGTGATTCTCGACATCTACATGCCTGGATACACGGGACTCGAAGTATGCGAACGCGTACGCGCCAACATGGACACCGCGAACCTGCCGGTGCTGCTGACTGTCGGCAAGATGGAGCCGTATCGTGCGGAAGATGGCGCGAAGGTTCGTGCGGATGGCGTGATTGTGAAACCGTTCGAAGCGACCGACCTGCTTGCGGTGGTAAAGAAAATGGCGGAAAAAGCGACTCCAGCCGCCCGCCACCTCGTACCCGAACCGGAGCCTGAACCGGTGGAGGAAATCGGGCAGCCCGAGCCAACTATGCCGGCAGCAGTTGACGTTCCATCGGAGATGGCGTCCGCGCCGGCACTGACGATGGAAGAGTTCAACCCCGTACCTGAGTCCAGGCCGACGATTGAGTGGACAGCTGCTCCAGGATTGCCGGTGGAACACGCGGCTGAGCCGGAGCCGTACATGGCCGAGATTCCGTGGACTTTTGATCAGGCGGCAGTCCCATCCGGGCCGCTGGAGGAGCCCGCAACCGTTCAGGAAGCCGCGCGTGCCAGCGACGTCGAGTTCACCTCCGCGCCACAGGCAGGAGATGTGGAAGTTCAGCAAGTAGAGGGTCTGGAAGCTGGCCTGGAAGCGCCGCCCACCGGGGAAATTCAGATCACGACGGATCCGGCGCTGACGAGTGCGCAGGAGATGACCGACTTCGTTACTTCGTTTGGAGAGACAAATGCGGCCGCGAGCGAAGAGGTGATTGCCGAGCCGCCGACGATCGAAGCTCCGGCGGAGAGTGCCTGGGATGGTTGGGCCCACGCGGAACCCGTTCAGAAGCCTACGGTTGAGGCCACCCCGGGTACGACCGAACCGACGATCGAGGCGTCGCCGGCCGAAGAAAATCATGTCGCGGAAGAACCGGTACCCCAAGCGAAGCCGATGATCGACGATTTCGAAGCCAAGGTCGCGGCAGCCATGGCGGGATTCGGAGTGGAGCCAGAGATCGAGCACCAGGTCGAACCAACGGGTGAGCACCATGAGCCGGCGTCAGCGGAAGGGCGAGCGAATTTCGGTGTGGACGATTTCGAGGCGCGTGTAGTGGCGGCCATGTCGGGATTCGCGACGGAACCAATGACTGCAGCTGTCGAAGAGACCCACACCCAGCCGGAGATCGAAGCTGTCGCCGACGATTTCGAGACGCGAGTAGCAGCGGCGATGTCGGGATTTGCGACCGAGCCAGTTGAGGAAGAGCCGGCGGTGGAAGCCCACGTCGAGCCCACGGCGGAAGCACACGTTGAGCCGGCGGTGGAAGAGTCACACGCTGAAGCAGCACCGGCACAAGTGGTTCACGACGACTTCGATGCGCGACTGGCACAGGCACTTTCGGCGTTTGATACCCCGCCCGCTTTGCACGACGAACTTTCGGCGGCTGAAGGAACGGAGCCGCCAGTCGAAATGCATGCCGAAGCCCCTTCAGTTCAGCTGAACGAGACCACGGTGCTAACGCACGAGGCGGTACTCTCACTGGAAGAAGAGATGAAGCAGGCGCTCGAGCAATACGCGGTGCAGGCTGAGCAGGAAACTGTGACACAGCCGGCCTCTGAGACCGTCGCTCAATCGGCGCCTACGGAATCGGAACCCGAGGTTGCACCAGTTGAGATTCCCGTTACGGAGCCGGAACCCCTCGGCGAGTTTGATCCAGCCCATGTCGCAGAGCCTGCTCCCCCCAAGCTTCCGGAAGTTGCGGTAGCAGCTTTTGCAGCCGCCGCGGCAACATCGACAGTACATGCGGAATCGTCCGCACCGGGTCCCGAGAAGTTTGCCGATGCTGTCCAGCGCGCGATCGAACGGCTGAAGCCGCAGCTGATCGCCGAGATCGTGAAGGAGTTGAAGGGAGAGTAG